A genomic window from Nocardioides rotundus includes:
- a CDS encoding amino acid synthesis family protein: MQQTIPEQVSAAPVRTPSAADLGIRRVALQVEEVLTEAGTAPQRPATRAVVAIVLTNPWRGTPPERDLQPEVEQLAPALARIAADRLLDALGGVEHVEAFGKGAVVGLDGELEHGGALIHTPYFGNLLREFLGGESIICFADTRADAGEVLTVPMWHKTHAATRSHYQTITTRLSDAPRAGEIVVLAAASTGPRPHPRIGDRSTDPTVTSETLKDS, encoded by the coding sequence ATGCAACAGACGATCCCCGAGCAGGTCTCGGCCGCTCCCGTCCGAACACCGTCTGCGGCCGACCTGGGCATCCGGCGGGTGGCACTGCAGGTCGAGGAGGTGCTCACCGAGGCCGGCACCGCGCCGCAGCGTCCCGCCACCCGTGCGGTCGTCGCGATCGTGCTCACCAACCCCTGGCGCGGCACCCCGCCTGAGCGCGACCTGCAGCCTGAGGTCGAGCAGCTCGCGCCCGCCCTGGCACGGATCGCCGCCGACCGGCTGCTGGACGCCCTCGGCGGCGTGGAGCACGTCGAGGCGTTCGGCAAGGGCGCCGTCGTCGGCCTGGACGGCGAGCTCGAGCACGGGGGAGCGCTCATCCACACGCCGTACTTCGGCAACCTGCTGCGCGAGTTCCTCGGCGGGGAATCGATCATCTGCTTCGCCGACACCCGCGCCGACGCCGGCGAGGTACTGACCGTGCCCATGTGGCACAAGACCCACGCCGCGACCCGCAGCCACTACCAGACCATCACTACGCGACTCTCCGACGCCCCGCGCGCCGGTGAGATCGTCGTCCTTGCCGCCGCCTCGACCGGCCCCCGGCCGCATCCGAGGATCGGCGATCGCAGCACCGACCCGACCGTCACCTCCGAGACCCTGAAGGACAGCTGA
- a CDS encoding amino acid synthesis family protein, whose translation MQVRKIVTLIDETHIEGGKPVDPAARVAVVAAVIENPWAGQGFVDDLGAGIDATASDLGALLAPRVLEALGAPAEAYGKGAVVGLDGEIEHGSGLIHTLKFGNHFRDAANASTLLPAVEKRGPAGVVFDIPLKHITDATIRSHHQTVEVRLADAPHADEIVIALAAAAQGRPQQRLADLSTEQ comes from the coding sequence ATGCAGGTACGCAAGATCGTCACCCTCATCGACGAGACCCACATCGAAGGCGGGAAGCCGGTCGACCCCGCGGCCCGGGTCGCCGTGGTCGCCGCGGTGATCGAGAACCCCTGGGCTGGCCAGGGATTCGTCGACGACCTCGGTGCCGGCATCGACGCGACCGCCTCCGACCTGGGCGCGCTGCTGGCCCCGCGGGTCCTGGAGGCGCTGGGCGCACCGGCCGAGGCCTACGGCAAGGGCGCGGTCGTCGGCCTGGACGGCGAGATCGAGCACGGCTCCGGGCTGATCCACACGCTGAAGTTCGGCAACCACTTCCGCGACGCCGCCAACGCCAGCACCCTGCTCCCCGCAGTGGAGAAGCGCGGCCCCGCCGGGGTCGTCTTCGACATCCCGCTCAAGCACATCACCGACGCCACCATCCGCTCCCACCACCAAACGGTCGAGGTGCGCCTGGCCGACGCCCCGCACGCCGACGAGATCGTGATCGCGCTCGCCGCCGCCGCCCAAGGCCGTCCCCAGCAGCGGCTCGCGGACCTCTCCACCGAGCAGTGA
- a CDS encoding alpha/beta fold hydrolase, whose product MSHSSPAVGTTSASESLGVSGTRVVLLHGVGLDRHMWAPTQRELARHGTAATALDLPGHGQSGPVPDGVTLSDLAETIASQLTPATHLVGFSLGALVAQHLAVYRPELVATLTCVSSVCQRTESEREAVMARLRLAEADFPASVEASLTRWYEGTDVAPEEVAATRATLLDNDRRSYLACYRVFATGDAELAPVLGSIVAPTLAITGDEDPGSTPQMSQRLVAAVPDARLEVLSHTRHMLPVQRPGELAAAVSTITQENDHDRTA is encoded by the coding sequence GTGAGCCACTCCAGCCCCGCCGTCGGCACCACGTCGGCCTCCGAGAGCTTGGGGGTCTCGGGGACCCGCGTCGTGCTGCTGCACGGCGTGGGCCTGGACCGCCACATGTGGGCGCCCACCCAACGTGAGCTCGCCCGGCACGGCACCGCCGCCACCGCCCTCGACCTGCCCGGGCACGGCCAGTCCGGACCCGTCCCCGACGGGGTCACCCTGTCCGACCTCGCCGAGACGATCGCCTCACAGCTCACGCCGGCAACCCACCTGGTCGGCTTCTCCCTGGGCGCGCTGGTCGCCCAGCACCTGGCCGTCTACCGGCCCGAGCTGGTCGCCACCTTGACCTGCGTCAGCTCGGTATGCCAGCGCACCGAGAGCGAGCGGGAGGCCGTCATGGCGCGCCTGCGCCTGGCCGAGGCCGACTTCCCCGCCAGCGTCGAGGCGTCCTTGACCCGCTGGTACGAGGGCACCGACGTCGCCCCCGAGGAGGTCGCCGCGACCCGGGCGACACTGCTGGACAACGACCGGCGCTCCTACCTGGCCTGCTACCGCGTCTTCGCCACCGGTGACGCCGAGCTGGCCCCCGTCCTCGGCTCGATCGTCGCGCCGACCCTGGCGATCACCGGCGACGAGGACCCCGGATCCACCCCGCAGATGTCGCAGCGTCTGGTCGCGGCCGTCCCCGACGCCCGCCTCGAGGTGCTGTCCCACACCCGCCACATGCTCCCCGTCCAACGCCCCGGCGAACTCGCCGCGGCCGTGTCTACCATCACCCAGGAGAACGACCATGACCGAACGGCGTGA
- a CDS encoding aldehyde dehydrogenase, with product MTERRDHFIGGQYVPPTSGEYFVSTNPANQEALYEAARGTAEDVDRAVRSAQQAFDNPLWRDLSQTKRGHLLRRLGDLIGENAEELARMETLDNGKLLREMRGQMATLPEYYRYYAGLADKVEGRVIPTSDRRVLNYTMREPLGVVGAITPWNSPLTLTTSKLAPALCVGNTMVIKPSEYTSATVLRLAELVMEAGFPEGVVNAVTGFGPEAGQALVDHPGLAKISFTGSTATGSRIASTTAGRFIGSTLELGGKSPNIVFDDADVANAAMGVVAGIFAAAGQTCIAGSRVFAQRGVYDELLERVSNRAQSIVVGDPLAEDTELGPLAFGDQRDKVAGYVDLGRSEGARVLTGGEATDGGLGGFFYQPTVLVDVTNDMRVVREEIFGPVAAVMPFDTEDEVVALANDTDYGLAAGVWTTGLARAHRMADRLDAGTIWVNTYRAMSPMSPRQGFKSSGVGVEHGQETLNEYTRLKSVWINTSEDPVADPFVMRS from the coding sequence ATGACCGAACGGCGTGACCACTTCATCGGCGGCCAGTACGTGCCGCCGACCTCGGGGGAGTACTTCGTCAGCACCAACCCGGCCAACCAGGAGGCCCTGTACGAGGCCGCACGCGGCACCGCCGAGGACGTCGATCGCGCGGTCCGCTCGGCCCAGCAGGCCTTCGACAACCCGCTGTGGCGCGACCTGAGCCAGACCAAGCGCGGCCACCTACTGCGCCGCCTGGGCGACCTCATCGGGGAGAACGCCGAGGAGCTGGCCCGCATGGAGACCCTGGACAACGGCAAGCTGCTGCGCGAGATGCGCGGCCAGATGGCCACGCTGCCCGAGTACTACCGCTACTACGCCGGCCTCGCGGACAAGGTCGAGGGCCGGGTCATCCCGACCTCGGACCGCCGCGTCCTCAACTACACGATGCGTGAGCCGCTCGGCGTGGTCGGCGCGATCACCCCGTGGAACTCACCGCTGACCTTGACCACCAGCAAGCTCGCGCCGGCGCTGTGCGTGGGCAACACCATGGTGATCAAGCCCTCGGAGTACACCTCGGCCACCGTGCTCCGCCTCGCCGAGCTGGTCATGGAGGCCGGGTTCCCCGAAGGCGTCGTGAACGCTGTGACCGGGTTCGGACCCGAGGCCGGCCAGGCGCTGGTCGACCACCCCGGCCTGGCGAAGATCTCCTTCACCGGCTCCACCGCGACCGGTTCGAGGATCGCCTCGACCACCGCTGGACGGTTCATCGGCTCGACCCTGGAGCTGGGCGGCAAGTCGCCCAACATCGTCTTCGACGACGCCGACGTGGCCAACGCTGCGATGGGCGTCGTCGCGGGCATCTTCGCCGCTGCCGGCCAGACGTGCATCGCCGGCAGCCGGGTCTTCGCCCAGCGCGGCGTCTACGACGAGCTGCTGGAGCGGGTCAGCAACCGCGCACAGTCGATCGTGGTCGGCGACCCGCTCGCCGAGGACACCGAGCTCGGCCCGCTGGCCTTCGGGGACCAGCGCGACAAGGTCGCCGGCTACGTCGACCTGGGCCGCTCCGAAGGCGCCCGCGTGCTCACCGGGGGTGAGGCCACCGACGGCGGCCTCGGCGGGTTCTTCTACCAGCCGACCGTCCTGGTCGACGTCACCAACGACATGCGCGTGGTCCGCGAGGAGATCTTCGGGCCGGTCGCCGCGGTGATGCCGTTCGACACCGAGGACGAGGTCGTCGCGTTGGCCAACGACACCGACTACGGCTTGGCCGCGGGCGTCTGGACGACCGGCCTGGCTCGCGCGCACCGGATGGCCGACAGGCTCGACGCCGGCACCATCTGGGTCAACACCTACCGCGCGATGTCGCCGATGTCGCCCCGGCAGGGCTTCAAGAGCAGCGGCGTCGGGGTCGAGCACGGCCAGGAGACCCTCAATGAGTACACGCGCCTGAAGAGCGTGTGGATCAACACCAGCGAGGACCCGGTCGCCGACCCGTTCGTCATGCGCAGCTGA
- a CDS encoding LLM class flavin-dependent oxidoreductase — protein MRFSLFVHMERWDDQVSHRELFENLTELVQLAEQGGFGTVWIGEHHAMEYTISPNPMVLLGYLAGQTSTIRLGAGTIIAPFWNPIRAAGEAALLDVISGGRAEMGVARGAYQVEFDRLADGLAASDGGRYLRELVPAMQQLWAGDYAHDGDIWQFPTSTSVPKPIQSDGIPVWIAARDPDSHNWAVSQGCNVMVTPLMKGDEEVLDLTRKFEGALAKNPDVERPELMVLRHTFVHDADDPDGWRPAAEAVNRFYRTFDAWFGNKQAPTEGFLDPSPESKFAERPEFEADSLHQTAMIGTPEEVIERIRYYESLGVDEYSYWIDNSMSHQEKKDSLQRFIDEVVPAFR, from the coding sequence GTGCGATTCTCCTTGTTCGTCCACATGGAGCGCTGGGATGACCAGGTCTCCCACCGCGAGCTCTTCGAGAACCTCACCGAGCTGGTACAGCTCGCCGAACAGGGCGGCTTCGGCACCGTGTGGATCGGCGAGCACCACGCGATGGAGTACACGATCTCGCCGAACCCGATGGTGCTCCTGGGCTACCTCGCCGGTCAGACCAGCACCATCCGGCTCGGCGCCGGCACGATCATCGCGCCGTTCTGGAACCCGATCCGGGCAGCGGGGGAGGCCGCGCTGCTCGACGTGATCAGCGGCGGCCGGGCCGAGATGGGCGTCGCCCGCGGCGCCTACCAGGTCGAGTTCGATCGCCTCGCCGACGGCCTCGCGGCCTCCGACGGCGGCCGCTACCTTCGCGAGCTGGTGCCCGCGATGCAGCAGCTGTGGGCCGGCGACTACGCCCACGACGGCGACATCTGGCAGTTCCCGACCTCCACGAGCGTGCCCAAGCCGATCCAGTCCGACGGCATCCCGGTCTGGATCGCCGCGCGCGACCCCGACTCGCACAACTGGGCGGTCAGCCAGGGCTGCAACGTGATGGTCACCCCGCTGATGAAGGGCGATGAGGAGGTCCTCGACCTGACCCGGAAGTTCGAGGGCGCACTGGCCAAGAACCCCGACGTGGAGCGGCCCGAACTCATGGTGCTGCGCCACACCTTCGTCCACGATGCCGACGACCCCGACGGGTGGCGACCCGCCGCTGAGGCCGTCAACCGGTTCTACCGCACCTTCGACGCGTGGTTCGGCAACAAGCAGGCGCCCACAGAAGGCTTCTTGGACCCGAGCCCGGAGTCGAAGTTCGCCGAGCGGCCCGAGTTCGAGGCCGACTCGCTGCACCAGACCGCGATGATCGGCACACCGGAAGAGGTCATCGAACGGATCCGCTACTACGAGTCCCTCGGGGTCGACGAGTACAGCTACTGGATCGACAACTCCATGTCGCACCAGGAGAAGAAGGACTCCCTGCAGCGGTTCATCGACGAGGTCGTGCCGGCGTTCCGCTGA
- the vapC gene encoding type II toxin-antitoxin system VapC family toxin: MIVDTSVWIDFLRPGSSAAGDRLEEMVTTGDRIVVPETVLMELLSGPTDEIVAAQRQRMLEAFYLEPVVPLADSVRAASLQRSCRRGGDTVRNLGDCLIAATALRLDLPVVHRDRDFEVLARHSDLRTESLLDA; encoded by the coding sequence GTGATCGTGGACACCTCGGTCTGGATCGACTTCCTCCGGCCGGGGTCGAGCGCGGCCGGAGATCGGCTGGAGGAGATGGTCACGACAGGTGACCGGATCGTGGTGCCGGAGACAGTCCTGATGGAGCTGCTGAGCGGGCCGACGGACGAGATCGTCGCAGCACAACGTCAACGCATGCTGGAGGCGTTCTACCTGGAGCCCGTCGTCCCTTTGGCTGACAGCGTTCGTGCGGCGAGTCTGCAGCGCAGTTGTCGTCGTGGTGGCGACACGGTCAGGAACCTCGGCGACTGCCTGATCGCCGCCACGGCGCTGCGACTGGATCTTCCGGTGGTGCATCGTGACCGGGACTTCGAGGTGCTGGCACGCCACTCGGACCTGCGCACCGAGTCGTTGCTGGACGCGTGA
- a CDS encoding type II toxin-antitoxin system VapB family antitoxin: protein MTRTNIDLDDELVSAVMRRYRLTSKKSAVDFALRQLVVTPMTRDEVLAMRGSGIEVSNDQIEGDWTIDR from the coding sequence ATGACACGCACGAACATCGACCTGGACGATGAACTCGTGAGTGCGGTGATGCGTCGCTACCGCTTGACTTCGAAGAAGAGTGCTGTCGACTTTGCCCTACGACAACTGGTCGTCACACCGATGACCCGCGACGAGGTGCTCGCCATGCGTGGGAGCGGCATCGAGGTGTCCAACGATCAGATCGAGGGCGATTGGACGATCGACCGGTGA
- a CDS encoding type II toxin-antitoxin system VapB family antitoxin, with protein sequence MARTHIDIDADLIGEVMKRYGLPTKREAVDFALRRLVGPVISRQEMLAMEGGGWEGELESLRDESVGSV encoded by the coding sequence ATGGCACGCACCCACATCGACATCGACGCCGACCTCATCGGCGAGGTGATGAAGCGGTACGGCCTGCCCACTAAGCGTGAGGCGGTGGACTTCGCCCTGCGTCGCCTCGTCGGCCCGGTCATATCTCGACAGGAGATGCTGGCCATGGAGGGGGGCGGCTGGGAAGGGGAGCTGGAGAGCCTCCGCGATGAGTCCGTGGGCTCGGTGTGA
- a CDS encoding GNAT family N-acetyltransferase yields the protein MLETRALSSGDWRLWRELRLAALADAPTAFCARLADWQGAGDREERWRDRLSIPGARDIVAFLEDRPVGMATGVPGETSSAVGLISMWVNPAARGRGVGDRLIQAVEEYGVERGARTLGLTVMPDNAAALAFYARNGFTESGEQGPLRPDGVTRELVLSKGLHRSAGAPKA from the coding sequence ATGTTGGAGACGAGGGCGCTGAGCAGTGGTGACTGGCGGCTGTGGCGGGAGCTGCGCCTCGCCGCGCTGGCCGATGCGCCGACCGCGTTCTGCGCCAGGTTGGCGGACTGGCAGGGCGCCGGAGATCGGGAGGAGCGCTGGCGCGACCGGTTGTCGATTCCTGGCGCGCGCGACATCGTCGCCTTCCTCGAGGACCGTCCCGTCGGGATGGCGACGGGAGTCCCCGGCGAGACGTCGAGCGCTGTCGGGCTGATCTCGATGTGGGTGAACCCGGCGGCTCGTGGGCGGGGCGTCGGTGACCGACTGATCCAGGCCGTCGAGGAGTACGGCGTGGAGCGAGGCGCCAGAACCCTCGGACTGACCGTGATGCCGGACAACGCGGCAGCGCTCGCCTTCTACGCACGCAACGGCTTCACCGAGTCTGGCGAGCAGGGTCCGCTGCGACCCGACGGCGTGACGCGCGAGCTGGTACTGAGCAAGGGACTCCATCGCAGCGCCGGTGCGCCTAAGGCTTGA
- a CDS encoding maleylpyruvate isomerase family mycothiol-dependent enzyme, whose amino-acid sequence MADPNHRIATTNRLLAADMFASLTPEQWSTPSLCEGWTVREIAGHLVAPLESDFSWRQVLGVLVRYRGDLGRYVDDETRQRSARPTEQLVGQLRELAGTELTVPFTGSGGPMADSAIHLRDAARPLGLDVSPDLAAWRATLDFLVSKPATRGFVTRKRLSGLRLVATDQEWTWGSGAEVRGPSEALAMAVSGRPVALAELEGPGVLVLRERLVKP is encoded by the coding sequence ATGGCCGACCCGAACCACCGCATCGCCACGACCAACCGACTGCTGGCGGCCGACATGTTCGCGTCACTCACCCCGGAGCAGTGGAGCACCCCGAGCCTCTGCGAGGGCTGGACGGTGCGGGAGATCGCCGGCCATCTCGTAGCGCCGCTCGAGTCCGACTTCAGCTGGCGACAGGTGCTGGGCGTGCTGGTGCGCTACCGCGGCGACCTGGGGAGGTACGTCGACGACGAGACGCGGCAGCGTTCGGCCCGACCGACCGAGCAGCTCGTCGGGCAGCTGCGCGAGCTCGCCGGCACCGAGCTGACGGTGCCGTTCACCGGCTCCGGCGGCCCGATGGCCGACTCGGCGATCCACCTGCGCGATGCGGCGCGCCCGCTCGGCCTGGACGTGAGCCCCGACCTGGCCGCTTGGCGGGCGACCCTGGACTTCCTGGTCTCCAAGCCGGCGACCCGCGGCTTCGTGACGCGCAAGCGGCTGTCCGGGCTGCGGCTGGTCGCCACCGACCAGGAGTGGACGTGGGGGAGCGGGGCCGAGGTCCGTGGGCCCAGTGAGGCCCTGGCGATGGCGGTCTCCGGGCGGCCGGTCGCGCTCGCAGAGCTCGAAGGGCCGGGCGTCCTGGTGCTGCGCGAGCGGCTCGTCAAGCCTTAG
- a CDS encoding M50 family metallopeptidase, with the protein MDLWERLAQTQPPPTPETLALVAALAVALIAWPRSWRVLRQVVTIAHEAAHALVGVLTGRELSGIRLHRDTSGLTVTRGRPRGPGMVATLLAGYLGPGLLGLLGALLLSSGRAVLLLWLLLALVAGMVLWIRNAFGLLALTGCVAVLLGVTRYLDASQQSAFALLVVVFLLLAAPRAVLDLYRSRRPHGASDADQLARLTRVPAPLWVLAFGLGTLGCAVLGGRLLIGWA; encoded by the coding sequence GTGGACCTCTGGGAGCGACTGGCGCAGACCCAGCCGCCGCCCACGCCAGAGACGCTCGCCCTCGTGGCAGCCCTCGCGGTCGCCCTGATCGCCTGGCCGCGCTCGTGGCGGGTCCTCCGGCAGGTCGTCACGATCGCGCACGAGGCCGCGCACGCGCTGGTCGGCGTGCTCACCGGTCGCGAGCTCAGCGGCATCCGGCTGCACCGCGACACCTCCGGGCTCACCGTCACCCGAGGCCGACCACGGGGGCCAGGGATGGTCGCCACGTTGCTCGCGGGGTACCTCGGCCCGGGCCTGCTGGGGCTCCTCGGGGCGCTCCTGCTGTCGTCGGGGCGCGCCGTACTCCTGCTGTGGCTGCTGCTCGCGCTCGTCGCCGGCATGGTGCTGTGGATCCGCAACGCCTTCGGCCTCCTCGCGCTGACCGGGTGCGTGGCGGTACTCCTCGGGGTGACCCGCTACCTCGACGCGTCCCAGCAGAGTGCGTTCGCGCTCCTGGTCGTGGTCTTCCTGCTCCTCGCCGCGCCGCGGGCCGTTCTGGACCTGTACCGCAGCCGCCGACCACACGGGGCCTCCGACGCGGACCAGCTCGCCCGGCTGACCCGCGTGCCGGCGCCGCTCTGGGTGCTCGCGTTCGGCCTCGGGACGCTCGGCTGCGCGGTTCTGGGAGGACGGCTGCTGATCGGCTGGGCGTGA
- a CDS encoding PPOX class F420-dependent oxidoreductase — translation MAEITETARDWLRGRNEVVLVTLRRDGSPQTSNVLAHFDGESFAVSVTADRAKTRNLARDPRAVVHVLGPNFWSYASVSCTAELGPVTEQPGDEAGRELLALHDALSEQPHPDPDEFYAAMVAERRLLLRLRPTGISGSGW, via the coding sequence ATGGCCGAGATCACCGAGACCGCACGGGACTGGCTGCGCGGGCGGAACGAGGTCGTGCTGGTCACGCTGCGCCGTGACGGCTCCCCGCAGACGTCCAACGTGCTCGCGCACTTCGACGGGGAGTCCTTCGCCGTCTCCGTCACCGCCGACCGCGCCAAGACCCGCAACCTGGCCCGCGACCCGCGCGCCGTCGTCCACGTCCTGGGGCCGAACTTCTGGAGCTACGCCTCGGTGAGCTGTACGGCGGAGCTCGGGCCCGTCACCGAGCAGCCCGGGGACGAGGCGGGCCGCGAGCTGCTGGCCCTGCACGACGCGCTGAGCGAGCAGCCGCACCCGGACCCCGATGAGTTCTACGCCGCGATGGTGGCCGAGCGCCGGCTCCTGCTGCGCCTGCGGCCGACCGGGATCAGCGGCTCGGGCTGGTAA
- a CDS encoding DUF488 domain-containing protein produces MTTFITKRIYEDASPDDGWRVLVDRLWPRGVSKEKADLDEWAKDLAPSTDLRKWFGHKPERFEEFAQRYVAELEANPDAPDTIAGWREHDRVTLLYGARDETHNEAVVLKDYLESRRVGAS; encoded by the coding sequence ATGACGACCTTCATCACCAAGCGCATCTATGAGGACGCTTCCCCCGACGACGGGTGGCGGGTGCTGGTCGACCGGCTGTGGCCGCGCGGGGTGAGCAAGGAGAAGGCTGACCTGGACGAGTGGGCCAAGGACCTCGCGCCGAGCACCGACCTGCGCAAGTGGTTCGGCCACAAGCCCGAGCGGTTCGAGGAGTTCGCCCAGCGGTACGTCGCCGAGTTGGAGGCGAACCCCGACGCACCCGACACGATCGCCGGGTGGCGCGAGCACGACAGGGTGACGCTGCTCTACGGCGCTCGCGACGAGACCCACAACGAGGCCGTCGTGCTCAAGGACTACCTCGAGTCCCGCCGAGTCGGCGCCAGTTGA
- a CDS encoding NAD-dependent succinate-semialdehyde dehydrogenase translates to MSIYAVTNPATGEVVREYPTATEADVENALARASAAARDWGRTTEVADRVALLRRVAELHDERRDHLAEVIVEEMGKPMEEALGEVDFCVEIYRFYADNAESLLADEPVTVDGGEGTALVRRSPFGVLLGIMPWNFPYYQVARFAGPNLAIGNTIVLKHAPQCPMSATELQQIFLDAGFPEGAYVNIFATENQIAEMIADPRVAGVSLTGSERAGAAVAEVAGRNLKKIVLELGGSDPFILLSTDDLDATVEAAVAARMDNTGQACNAAKRFVVADELYDDFVGRFTDRLLANADGIAPLSSERAAETLQAQVDEAVAGGATLSSAGERRGAYFPPGVLTDIDRDSDTFHQELFGPVAMVFRVGSEQEAVEVANDTPFGLGSYVFTTDADQAARVADGLETGMVFVNGVGAEGAELPFGGVKRSGFGRELGRYGMDEFVNKKLIRTVR, encoded by the coding sequence ATGTCGATCTACGCAGTGACCAACCCGGCGACCGGCGAGGTCGTCCGCGAGTACCCCACCGCCACCGAGGCCGACGTGGAGAACGCGCTGGCGCGCGCGTCGGCGGCGGCCCGCGACTGGGGTCGCACGACGGAGGTGGCCGACCGGGTCGCGCTGCTGCGACGGGTGGCCGAGTTGCACGACGAGCGGCGCGACCACCTGGCCGAGGTGATCGTGGAGGAGATGGGCAAGCCGATGGAGGAGGCGCTCGGCGAGGTCGACTTCTGTGTCGAGATCTACCGCTTCTACGCCGACAACGCCGAGTCGCTGCTGGCCGACGAGCCGGTGACGGTCGACGGGGGAGAGGGTACGGCGCTCGTGCGGCGCTCGCCGTTCGGCGTACTCCTCGGGATCATGCCGTGGAACTTCCCCTACTACCAGGTGGCGCGGTTCGCCGGCCCGAACCTGGCGATCGGCAACACCATCGTGCTCAAGCACGCGCCGCAGTGCCCGATGTCGGCCACGGAGCTGCAGCAGATCTTCCTCGACGCCGGCTTCCCGGAGGGCGCCTACGTCAACATCTTCGCGACCGAGAACCAGATCGCGGAGATGATCGCCGACCCGCGGGTCGCGGGCGTCTCGCTGACCGGGTCGGAGCGGGCCGGCGCCGCGGTCGCGGAGGTGGCGGGACGCAACCTGAAGAAGATCGTCCTGGAGCTGGGCGGCTCGGACCCGTTCATCCTGCTCTCGACCGACGACCTGGACGCGACGGTGGAGGCGGCGGTCGCGGCCCGGATGGACAACACCGGCCAGGCATGCAACGCGGCGAAGCGGTTCGTGGTGGCCGACGAGCTCTACGACGACTTCGTCGGCAGGTTCACCGACCGGCTGCTCGCGAACGCCGACGGGATCGCCCCGCTGTCCTCCGAGCGCGCTGCCGAGACGCTGCAGGCCCAGGTGGACGAGGCCGTGGCCGGGGGAGCGACACTGTCCTCCGCCGGCGAGCGGCGCGGCGCCTACTTCCCGCCCGGCGTGCTCACCGACATCGACCGGGACAGCGACACGTTCCACCAGGAGCTGTTCGGCCCGGTCGCGATGGTCTTCCGGGTCGGCTCGGAGCAGGAGGCCGTCGAGGTCGCCAACGACACCCCGTTCGGCCTCGGCTCCTACGTCTTCACCACCGACGCCGACCAGGCCGCCCGCGTGGCCGACGGCTTGGAGACCGGCATGGTGTTCGTCAACGGCGTCGGCGCCGAGGGCGCGGAGCTGCCCTTCGGCGGAGTGAAGCGCTCCGGCTTCGGCCGCGAGCTCGGCCGCTACGGCATGGACGAGTTCGTCAACAAGAAGCTGATCCGCACCGTGCGCTGA